AAGCGTCTCGCATCAACGGTGTCGATGTAACGGTACCTTCGATGCGCGCTAGCGTGGGTTGGAGCGATTGCCGGCATGCCGGTGTCAACCAAAACCGGGAATCTGCCCGGTTTTTTCTGGTCGTCACGCGGACTCTCGTGGGGCAGCCATTTGCGCCAGATGCACCGTCCAAGGTGGTAGGCGGATATGTGGAATGGCACCCTGTGGTGCTGGGAGATAGCGCGTGCTGCATAAGGAAGCAGGTCCAGCAAGGCGCATTCTGCTGAATTCCGGCCTGCGCACCGGCCCTCATCCGCCCTTGCGGGGCACCTTCTCCCAGTGGGAGAAGGGTCCAGACCATGCAGATTGCAGCAGCCTGCCTGCACGGCCAACTGCCAGAGGGTTCAGCGCGTCTTCGGGGTCACGCGCCAGATCACATTGCCCACATCGTCGGCCACCAGCAAGGCGCCGATGTTGTCGGAGGTCACGCCCACCGGTCGCCCCTGCGCATTACCCTCGGCATCCAGGAATCCATCCAGCACGGTGATCGGAGCGCCGTTGGGTTTGCCGCCCACGAACGGCACGAACAGCACCTTGTAGCCGCTGGGCGGGTCGCGGTTCCATGAGCCGTGCTGGCCGATAAAGGCGCCCTGGCGAAAGCGCTCCGGCAACAGCGTGCCGCTGGCAAAGCTCAGCCCCAGCGAGGCAGTGTGCGGGCCCAGCGCATAGTCCGGCTTGATGGCCTTGGCCACCAGCTCGGCGTTCTGCGGCTGCACCCGCTCGTCCACATGCTGCCCGTAATAGCTGTAGGGCCAGCCATAGAAACCGCCATCGCGCACCGACGTCAGATAGTCCGGCACCAGATCGCTGCCGATTTCGTCGCGTTCGTTGACCACCACCCACAACGATTTGCTCTGCGGCTCCCATGCGGTTCCTACAGGATTGCGCAAGCCGCTGGCGAACACGCGGCTGCTGCCGGTCGCCGGGTCGATCTCCAGGATGGCGGCGCGATTGAGCTCGGCCTCCATGCCGTTTTCGGCCACGTTGCTGTTGGACCCCACGCCGACATACAGCTTGCTGCCATCGGCGCTGGCCAGCAGCGACTTGGTCCAGTGATGGTTCAAGCCGCCGGGCAGATTGGCCACGAAGGTGGGCTTGGCGGTGATGTGGGTGTCGCCGGGCGTGTACGGAAAGCTCACCAGCGCATCGGCATTGGCCACGTAGAACCGGTCGCCTACCAGGGCCATGCCGAACGGCGAGTACAGCCCACTGATGAATTGCGTGCGGACTTCGGCCACGCCGTCGCCATCGGCGTCGCGCAGCAGGGTGATGCGATTGGCGCTGGGCACGACCGCGCCGGCCTTTTTCATCACC
The window above is part of the Xanthomonas campestris pv. badrii genome. Proteins encoded here:
- a CDS encoding PQQ-dependent sugar dehydrogenase, which codes for MNAPVSTLVRWPLSLMVVAILAGCGDTATLAIEQGTGPDPQLPEPVKRLIPTVKIAPVKRWAANAKPMAADDLQVGAFARDLDHPRWVYVLPNGDVLVAETAEPPKPDNADSGGGLRKKVQGAVMKKAGAVVPSANRITLLRDADGDGVAEVRTQFISGLYSPFGMALVGDRFYVANADALVSFPYTPGDTHITAKPTFVANLPGGLNHHWTKSLLASADGSKLYVGVGSNSNVAENGMEAELNRAAILEIDPATGSSRVFASGLRNPVGTAWEPQSKSLWVVVNERDEIGSDLVPDYLTSVRDGGFYGWPYSYYGQHVDERVQPQNAELVAKAIKPDYALGPHTASLGLSFASGTLLPERFRQGAFIGQHGSWNRDPPSGYKVLFVPFVGGKPNGAPITVLDGFLDAEGNAQGRPVGVTSDNIGALLVADDVGNVIWRVTPKTR